A region of Polyodon spathula isolate WHYD16114869_AA chromosome 4, ASM1765450v1, whole genome shotgun sequence DNA encodes the following proteins:
- the LOC121314633 gene encoding catenin beta-1-like, protein MANQADLMELDMAMEPDRKAAVSHWQQQSYLDSGIHSGATTTAPSLSGKGNPEEEDVDNQVLYEWEPGFTQSFTQDQVADIDSQYAMTRAQRVRAAMFPETQDEGMQIPSTQFDGAHPTNVQRLAEPSQMLKHAVVNLINYQDDAELATRAIPELTKLLNDEDQVVVNKAAVMVHQLSKKEASRHAIMRSPQMVSAIVRTMQNTNDVETARCTAGTLHNLSHHREGLLAIFKSGGIPALVKMLGSPVDSVLFYAITTLHNLLLHQEGAKMAVRLAGGLQKMVALLNKTNVKFLAITTDCLQILAYGNQESKLIILASGGPQALVNIMRTYTYEKLLWTTSRVLKVLSVCSSNKPAIVEAGGMQALGLHLTDQSQRLVQNCLWTLRNLSDAATKQEGMEGLLGTLVQLLGSDDINVVTCAAGILSNLTCNNYKNKMMVCQVGGIEALVRTVLRAGDREDITEPAICALRHLTSRHQDAEMAQNAVRLHYGLPVVVKLLHPPSHWPLIKATVGLIRNLALCPANHAPLREQGAIPRLVQLLVRAHQDTQRRTSMGGTQQQFVEGVRMEEIVEGCTGALHILARDVHNRIVIRGLNTIPLFVQLLYSPIENIQRVAAGVLCELAQDKEAAEAIEAEGATAPLTELLHSRNEGVATYAAAVLFRMSEDKPQDYKKRLSVELTSSLFRTEPMTWNETGDLGLDIGAQGEPLGYRQDDPSYRPFHSGGYGQDAMGMDPMMDHDMGGHHPGAEYPVDGLPDLGHAQDLIDGLPPGDSNQLAWFDTDL, encoded by the exons ctgatTTGATGGAGCTTGACATGGCCATGGAGCCAGACCGTAAGGCAGCAGTTAGCCACTGGCAACAGCAGTCCTACTTGGATTCTGGTATCCACTCTGGAGCTACAACCACAGCACCTTCTCTGAGTGGGAAAGGCAATCCAGAAGAGGAGGATGTTGACAATCAAGTCCTGTATGAATGGGAGCCGGGTTTCACGCAGTCTTTCACGCAGGATCAAGTTGCTG ATATTGATAGCCAGTATGCCATGACCCGAGCCCAGAGGGTACGGGCTGCTATGTTCCCTGAAACTCAGGATGAAGGAATGCAGATACCTTCCACACAGTTCGATGGTGCACACCCTACTAATGTCCAACGTTTGGCTGAACCATCCCAGATGCTGAAGCATGCTGTGGTCAATCTTATCAATTATCAGGATGATGCCGAACTGGCAACACGTGCCATCCCAGAGTTGACCAAGCTTTTGAACGATGAGGACCAG GTTGTTGTAAACAAGGCTGCAGTTATGGTCCATCAGCTGTCTAAAAAAGAAGCCTCCCGTCATGCCATCATGCGCTCACCCCAGATGGTGTCCGCCATTGTGCGCACCATGCAAAACACAAATGATGTTGAGACTGCACGCTGCACAGCTGGAACTCTCCATAACCTTTCACACCATCGTGAGGGCCTGCTTGCCATCTTCAAGTCGGGAGGTATCCCTGCCTTAGTGAAGATGCTGGG ATCGCCAGTTGACTCTGTATTGTTCTATGCCATTACAACTCTTCATAACCTACTCCTGCACCAGGAGGGAGCTAAGATGGCTGTCCGTCTTGCTGGCGGTCTCCAGAAGATGGTTGCCCTGCTGAATAAGACCAATGTCAAATTCTTGGCCATCACAACAGATTGCCTTCAGATCTTGGCATATGGCAACCAAGAAAGCAAG ctcATCATTTTGGCTAGTGGTGGTCCACAGGCACTGGTTAACATCATGAGAACCTACACCTATGAAAAGCTGCTTTGGACCACCAGTAGAGTCTTGAAGGTCCTTTCAGTCTGTTCCAGTAACAAGCCTGCCATTGTTGAAGCTG GTGGCATGCAGGCCTTAGGACTCCACTTAACAGACCAGAGTCAGCGTCTGGTGCAGAACTGCCTATGGACCCTGAGAAATCTTTCAGATGCTGCTACCAAGCAG GAGGGTATGGAAGGTCTTCTTGGAACACTTGTCCAGCTCCTGGGTTCTGATGACATTAATGTTGTGACTTGTGCAGCTGGTATCTTGTCCAATCTTACCTGCAACAACTACAAGAACAAAATGATGGTGTGCCAAGTAGGAGGTATCGAGGCCTTGGTTCGTACTGTTCTCCGTGCTGGTGACCGGGAAGACATCACTGAGCCAGCAATCTGTGCTCTTCGCCACCTAACCAGCAGACACCAGGATGCTGAGATGGCGCAAAATGCAGTTCGTCTCCACTATGGCCTGCCTGTGGTAGTAAAGTTGCTGCATCCTCCATCTCACTGGCCTCTGATTAAG gCAACAGTAGGACTTATTCGCAACTTGGCCTTATGCCCAGCAAACCATGCTCCCCTACGTGAACAGGGTGCCATTCCCAGACTAGTGCAGTTGTTGGTGAGAGCACACCAGGACACCCAGCGCCGTACCTCTATGGGTGGAACACAGCAGCAGTTTGTG GAGGGAGTTCGTATGGAGGAAATTGTTGAAGGCTGCACAGGAGCTCTGCACATTCTGGCAAGAGATGTTCATAACCGAATTGTCATCAGAGGACTGAACACCATTCCACTCTTTGTTCAG ttGCTGTATTCACCAATTGAGAATATCCAGAGGGTAGCTGCAGGAGTACTATGTGAACTGGCTCAGGATAAGGAAGCTGCAGAGGCAATTGAGGCTGAGGGTGCCACTGCTCCTCTCACTGAGCTTCTTCACTCCAGGAATGAAGGTGTTG ccACTTATGCTGCTGCCGTTCTGTTCCGTATGTCTGAGGACAAGCCACAAGACTACAAGAAACGTCTGTCTGTTGAACTGACAAGCTCCCTGTTCCGAACTGAACCTATGACTTGGAATGAG ACTGGAGATCTTGGACTTGATATTGGAGCCCAGGGAGAACCTCTTGGATACCGTCAAGATG ATCCTAGCTACCGTCCCTTCCACTCTGGTGGATATGGGCAGGATGCTATGGGTATGGACCCAATGATGGACCATGACATGGGTGGCCATCACCCTGGTGCAGAGTACCCAGTTGATGGGCTGCCAGATCTTGGACATGCCCAGGACCTGATTGATGGGTTGCCCCCAGGTGATAGCAATCAGCTGGCCTGGTTTGATACTGATCTGTaa